A window from Zingiber officinale cultivar Zhangliang chromosome 7A, Zo_v1.1, whole genome shotgun sequence encodes these proteins:
- the LOC122001521 gene encoding probable inactive leucine-rich repeat receptor-like protein kinase At3g03770 isoform X1 yields the protein MASESSVTCLLSACVVLVLVPHTYQLQSSQDWSLLRIQRLLNYPSVLSSWNATTDFCNADPLPHLTVVCYEESITQLHISGSEGSPSLPRSFSIDSFFTTLARLSNLKVLSLTSLGLWGHLPAKICRLYSLEIVNMSSNYLYGTIPHEVSNLIHLQTLVLNHNMFSGQIPDALSGLSLLVVLNLQNNSLSGLIPESFSGLKSLRVLVLSSNSLSGNLPDLSSLTNLQVINLENNYLGPQFPRLGTKVVSVLLRKNGFGGGLPSDLSSFFLLEQLDISFNKFVGPFPPALLSLPSIRYLNISGNKFTGMLFENTTCNDDLQFVDLSSNLLSGNLPACLVSDSKSKMVLYSSNCLEIKDYNQHLPSFCQTQALAVGILHNKEKRRLGVKATIVMGVVLGSFGSILLAGFAVFLVIRRARAKRSMKGSQQAILEHASSIHPPKLLPDASTLSSGLQCLFGYVSQTMKLGALGIPSYRSFSVEELEYATNNFQASSFIGEDSHVQMYRGRLQDGSLVAIRCLNLKRGHNPLNFNHQIELISKLRHRYLVSTLGHCFEYYIDDSSISRLFFIFEYMMNGTLRSNISEGGQRLSWTQRISAAIGVAKGIQFLHSGIMPGLFSNNLKITDIVLDQNLVAKISSYNLPLVKENTESMCLAGSFSGGMNEPNQRPKHLDKIDIYDFGVILLEVVSGRPIALTSEVEIMKEEFEESILADGTAGRSIVDPLIRRQCCDESLKTVAEICLRCLSEEPTKRPSVEDVLWNLQFAVQVQESWRTGSSQSSANSHLLTLPHH from the exons ATGGCTTCTGAGAGCTCAGTCACTTGCCTGCTATCCGCGTGTGTGGTTTTGGTCCTTGTACCACACACTTATCAGCTGCAATCCTCGCAGGATTGGTCCCTGCTTAGAATCCAGAGGCTTCTGAATTATCCATCGGTTTTGAGTAGTTGGAATGCCACCACTGACTTCTGTAATGCTGATCCACTTCCACATCTAACAGTTGTTTGCTATGAAGAAAGCATCACGCAGTTGCACATAAGCGGCAGTGAGGGTTCTCCATCTCTTCCACGAAGTTTCTCAATCGACTCTTTTTTCACTACACTTGCTCGGCTCTCAAACTTGAAGGTCTTATCTTTGACATCGCTGGGCCTATGGGGTCACCTCCCTGCAAAGATCTGTCGTTTATATTCATTAGAGATTGTCAATATGAGCTCAAATTATCTGTATGGAACCATTCCTCATGAAGTTTCCAATTTGATACACCTTCAAACTCTTGTGCTTAATCATAACATGTTTAGTGGCCAAATTCCCGATGCATTGAGTGGACTTTCTCTTTTAGTTGTTTTGAACTTGCAGAATAATTCTCTATCTGGTCTTATACCAGAATCATTTAGTGGTCTGAAGTCACTAAGGGTGCTTGTCCTGTCCTCAAATAGTTTGTCTGGAAATTTACCTGATCTTAGCAGTTTAACAAACCTTCAAGTTATTAATCTAGAGAACAACTATCTTGGGCCACAATTTCCACGTTTGGGAACAAAGGTGGTAAGTGTCCTGTTAAGGAAGAATGGGTTTGGGGGTGGCTTGCCATCTGATTTAAGCTCATTTTTTCTGCTTGAACAGTTGGATATCTCTTTCAATAAATTTGTTGGCCCTTTTCCTCCAGCATTGTTGTCTCTTCCTTCTATTCGATATCTGAATATATCTGGAAACAAATTCACTGGGATGCTCTTTGAGAACACTACATGCAATGATGATCTACAGTTTGTGGATTTGTCGTCAAATCTACTGTCTGGGAATTTGCCAGCCTGCTTGGTTTCAGACTCTAAGAGCAAGATGGTTCTGTACTCATCAAATTGCTTGGAGATCAAGGACTACAATCAGCATCTGCCCTCGTTTTGCCAGACTCAGGCTTTAGCTGTGGGAATATTGCATAACAAAGAAAAGAGAAGATTAGGTGTCAAAGCAACCATTGTGATGGGTGTGGTGCTGGGATCTTTCGGAAGCATTTTGTTAGCTGGTTTTGCAGTCTTTTTGGTGATTAGAAGAGCACGAGCAAAGAGGTCAATGAAAGGATCTCAACAGGCAATACTGGAGCATGCTTCAAGCATCCATCCTCCAAAATTGCTGCCTGATGCAAGTACTCTCTCTTCTGGACTGCAATGTTTATTTG GGTATGTATCTCAAACAATGAAGTTAGGGGCACTTGGAATTCCCTCTTATCGATCATTTTCAGTGGAGGAGCTGGAGTATGCCACAAATAACTTTCAAGCATCAAGCTTCATAGGAGAAGATTCTCATGTTCAG ATGTACAGAGGAAGACTCCAAGATGGTTCCCTGGTGGCAATAAGATGCTTAAATCTTAAAAGAGGCCACAATCCCCTGAACTTCAATCATCAAATTGAATTAATCTCCAAGCTTAGGCATCGTTATTTAGTCAGCACTCTAGGTCACTGTTTTGAGTATTATATTGATGATTCAAGCATTAGcagattatttttcatttttgaatACATGATGAATGGAACACTGAGAAGCAATATATCAG agGGAGGCCAGAGGCTTTCATGGACACAGAGAATATCAGCTGCCATTGGTGTGGCAAAGGGCATCCAATTTCTACATAGCGGCATTATGCCTGGTTTATTTTCCAATAATCTCAAAATCACAGATATAGTTTTAGATCAGAACCTTGTTGCAAAAATCAGCAGCTACAATCTTCCATTGGTAAAAGAGAATACTGAATCCATG TGCCTGGCTGGAAGCTTTTCAGGTGGAATGAACGAACCTAATCAAAG ACCTAAACATTTGGATAAGATTGATATCTATGATTTTGGAGTTATCTTACTGGAAGTAGTGTCAGGGAGGCCAATTGCGCTAACAAGTGAAGTCGAGATAATGAAAGAAGAG TTTGAAGAAAGCATATTAGCTGATGGGACTGCTGGGAGAAGCATTGTAGATCCTCTCATTAGAAGACAATGCTGCGACGAATCACTGAAGACTGTTGCAGAAATCTGCCTAAGATGCCTGTCAGAGGAACCAACAAAAAGACCCTCGGTTGAGGATGTACTTTGGAACTTGCAGTTTGCCGTTCAGGTACAGGAGTCCTGGAGAACAGGATCATCGCAAAGCAGTGCAAACTCACACCTTCTCACCCTCCCCCACCACTAG
- the LOC122001521 gene encoding probable inactive leucine-rich repeat receptor-like protein kinase At3g03770 isoform X2: MASESSVTCLLSACVVLVLVPHTYQLQSSQDWSLLRIQRLLNYPSVLSSWNATTDFCNADPLPHLTVVCYEESITQLHISGSEGSPSLPRSFSIDSFFTTLARLSNLKVLSLTSLGLWGHLPAKICRLYSLEIVNMSSNYLYGTIPHEVSNLIHLQTLVLNHNMFSGQIPDALSGLSLLVVLNLQNNSLSGLIPESFSGLKSLRVLVLSSNSLSGNLPDLSSLTNLQVINLENNYLGPQFPRLGTKVVSVLLRKNGFGGGLPSDLSSFFLLEQLDISFNKFVGPFPPALLSLPSIRYLNISGNKFTGMLFENTTCNDDLQFVDLSSNLLSGNLPACLVSDSKSKMVLYSSNCLEIKDYNQHLPSFCQTQALAVGILHNKEKRRLGVKATIVMGVVLGSFGSILLAGFAVFLVIRRARAKRSMKGSQQAILEHASSIHPPKLLPDARYVSQTMKLGALGIPSYRSFSVEELEYATNNFQASSFIGEDSHVQMYRGRLQDGSLVAIRCLNLKRGHNPLNFNHQIELISKLRHRYLVSTLGHCFEYYIDDSSISRLFFIFEYMMNGTLRSNISEGGQRLSWTQRISAAIGVAKGIQFLHSGIMPGLFSNNLKITDIVLDQNLVAKISSYNLPLVKENTESMCLAGSFSGGMNEPNQRPKHLDKIDIYDFGVILLEVVSGRPIALTSEVEIMKEEFEESILADGTAGRSIVDPLIRRQCCDESLKTVAEICLRCLSEEPTKRPSVEDVLWNLQFAVQVQESWRTGSSQSSANSHLLTLPHH, translated from the exons ATGGCTTCTGAGAGCTCAGTCACTTGCCTGCTATCCGCGTGTGTGGTTTTGGTCCTTGTACCACACACTTATCAGCTGCAATCCTCGCAGGATTGGTCCCTGCTTAGAATCCAGAGGCTTCTGAATTATCCATCGGTTTTGAGTAGTTGGAATGCCACCACTGACTTCTGTAATGCTGATCCACTTCCACATCTAACAGTTGTTTGCTATGAAGAAAGCATCACGCAGTTGCACATAAGCGGCAGTGAGGGTTCTCCATCTCTTCCACGAAGTTTCTCAATCGACTCTTTTTTCACTACACTTGCTCGGCTCTCAAACTTGAAGGTCTTATCTTTGACATCGCTGGGCCTATGGGGTCACCTCCCTGCAAAGATCTGTCGTTTATATTCATTAGAGATTGTCAATATGAGCTCAAATTATCTGTATGGAACCATTCCTCATGAAGTTTCCAATTTGATACACCTTCAAACTCTTGTGCTTAATCATAACATGTTTAGTGGCCAAATTCCCGATGCATTGAGTGGACTTTCTCTTTTAGTTGTTTTGAACTTGCAGAATAATTCTCTATCTGGTCTTATACCAGAATCATTTAGTGGTCTGAAGTCACTAAGGGTGCTTGTCCTGTCCTCAAATAGTTTGTCTGGAAATTTACCTGATCTTAGCAGTTTAACAAACCTTCAAGTTATTAATCTAGAGAACAACTATCTTGGGCCACAATTTCCACGTTTGGGAACAAAGGTGGTAAGTGTCCTGTTAAGGAAGAATGGGTTTGGGGGTGGCTTGCCATCTGATTTAAGCTCATTTTTTCTGCTTGAACAGTTGGATATCTCTTTCAATAAATTTGTTGGCCCTTTTCCTCCAGCATTGTTGTCTCTTCCTTCTATTCGATATCTGAATATATCTGGAAACAAATTCACTGGGATGCTCTTTGAGAACACTACATGCAATGATGATCTACAGTTTGTGGATTTGTCGTCAAATCTACTGTCTGGGAATTTGCCAGCCTGCTTGGTTTCAGACTCTAAGAGCAAGATGGTTCTGTACTCATCAAATTGCTTGGAGATCAAGGACTACAATCAGCATCTGCCCTCGTTTTGCCAGACTCAGGCTTTAGCTGTGGGAATATTGCATAACAAAGAAAAGAGAAGATTAGGTGTCAAAGCAACCATTGTGATGGGTGTGGTGCTGGGATCTTTCGGAAGCATTTTGTTAGCTGGTTTTGCAGTCTTTTTGGTGATTAGAAGAGCACGAGCAAAGAGGTCAATGAAAGGATCTCAACAGGCAATACTGGAGCATGCTTCAAGCATCCATCCTCCAAAATTGCTGCCTGATGCAA GGTATGTATCTCAAACAATGAAGTTAGGGGCACTTGGAATTCCCTCTTATCGATCATTTTCAGTGGAGGAGCTGGAGTATGCCACAAATAACTTTCAAGCATCAAGCTTCATAGGAGAAGATTCTCATGTTCAG ATGTACAGAGGAAGACTCCAAGATGGTTCCCTGGTGGCAATAAGATGCTTAAATCTTAAAAGAGGCCACAATCCCCTGAACTTCAATCATCAAATTGAATTAATCTCCAAGCTTAGGCATCGTTATTTAGTCAGCACTCTAGGTCACTGTTTTGAGTATTATATTGATGATTCAAGCATTAGcagattatttttcatttttgaatACATGATGAATGGAACACTGAGAAGCAATATATCAG agGGAGGCCAGAGGCTTTCATGGACACAGAGAATATCAGCTGCCATTGGTGTGGCAAAGGGCATCCAATTTCTACATAGCGGCATTATGCCTGGTTTATTTTCCAATAATCTCAAAATCACAGATATAGTTTTAGATCAGAACCTTGTTGCAAAAATCAGCAGCTACAATCTTCCATTGGTAAAAGAGAATACTGAATCCATG TGCCTGGCTGGAAGCTTTTCAGGTGGAATGAACGAACCTAATCAAAG ACCTAAACATTTGGATAAGATTGATATCTATGATTTTGGAGTTATCTTACTGGAAGTAGTGTCAGGGAGGCCAATTGCGCTAACAAGTGAAGTCGAGATAATGAAAGAAGAG TTTGAAGAAAGCATATTAGCTGATGGGACTGCTGGGAGAAGCATTGTAGATCCTCTCATTAGAAGACAATGCTGCGACGAATCACTGAAGACTGTTGCAGAAATCTGCCTAAGATGCCTGTCAGAGGAACCAACAAAAAGACCCTCGGTTGAGGATGTACTTTGGAACTTGCAGTTTGCCGTTCAGGTACAGGAGTCCTGGAGAACAGGATCATCGCAAAGCAGTGCAAACTCACACCTTCTCACCCTCCCCCACCACTAG